One genomic window of Monodelphis domestica isolate mMonDom1 chromosome 1, mMonDom1.pri, whole genome shotgun sequence includes the following:
- the SMPD3 gene encoding sphingomyelin phosphodiesterase 3 isoform X1, protein MVLHTSPFPCCCLSILHRFSWALICPFYWLMDRLIASWLPITNEKGQKWSLCWFIRIIFTTPIYLALCTLSIPSAIFGFLLWNPLQLCRQPYIYSRLEDKNQASGAILLNEWKATGPGKSFCFGTANVCLLPECMARVNNLSNTQTRAKEIGQRIRNGASRPQIKIYIDSPTNTSISAASFSSLASPQGSDGPNKTVNVGIKRTTSMEYKGDNGSPNNSEENKNPKTGGDFHEGEDNACIIRIGGEDGGQLSDPEADGGGDCHMETLLENKAEGQKGQTPNHKPKEGDAGSLDSYTASRESLVKVRIGENTVDQSSVNNKLLQKTSMLKKTSLRKKKHTDEIFDHEISAFFPANLDFLCLQEVFDKRAAGKLKDQLHQYFEYILYDVGIYGCCCSCPCKILNSGLLFASRYPIMDAVYHCYPNGEGTDAFSSKGALFVKVQVGSTPQDQRIVGYISCTHLQAEGGCSCCSQPDDSTIRCEQLSQLQDWLADFRKSTSSSSTANPEELVAFDVVCGDFNFDNSSPDDKLAQQHSLFTHYKDPCRVGPGEDKPWAIGTFLNQKRLYDEEVCTPDNLQKVLESEEGRKEYISQPTSKNHPSNQKVLMKGNGSRIDYMLYTEEGLYLDWKVEVEEFSFITQLAGLTDHLPVAMRLMVNTGEEEV, encoded by the exons ATGGTTTTACACACTTCCCCATTTCCCTGCTGCTGTCTGTCCATTCTGCATCGCTTCTCCTGGGCTCTGATCTGCCCATTTTATTGGCTTATGGACAGACTCATAGCCTCCTGGTTACCAATTACCAATGAAAAGGGCCAAAAGTGGTCTCTGTGCTGGTTCATCCGCATCATCTTCACCACCCCCATTTACTTGGCCCTCTGTACTCTGTCAATACCCAGTGCCATATTTGGATTCCTTTTGTGGAACCCTCTCCAGTTATGTAGGCAACCATACATCTACTCGAGGCTGGAAGACAAGAATCAGGCCAGTGGTGCCATACTCCTTAATGAATGGAAGGCCACAGGCCCTGGGAAAAGTTTCTGTTTTGGCACTGCCAATGTCTGTCTCCTCCCTGAATGCATGGCGAGAGTGAACAATCTTTCCAACACACAAACCCGGGCCAAAGAAATTGGGCAGAGAATCCGAAATGGGGCCAGTAGACCCCAGATCAAAATATACATAGACTCTCCAACAAACACCTCTATCAGCGCTGCAAGCTTCAGCAGTCTGGCTTCCCCCCAGGGCAGCGATGGTCCCAACAAAACCGTCAACGTGGGCATCAAGAGAACGACATCCATGGAGTACAAGGGCGACAACGGGAGTCCGAACAACAGCGAAGAGAACAAGAACCCCAAAACGGGGGGCGACTTTCACGAAGGCGAAGACAATGCCTGTATCATCCGGATCGGCGGAGAGGATGGAGGCCAGCTCTCTGACCCAGAAGCTGATGGAGGCGGCGACTGCCACATGGAGACGCTGCTGGAGAATAAAGCAGAGGGCCAGAAGGGCCAGACGCCCAACCATAAGCCGAAGGAAGGGGACGCTGGAAGCTTAGACAGCTACACTGCTTCGAGGGAGTCACTGGTGAAAGTCCGGATTGGGGAGAACACAGTGGACCAAAGTTCTGTTAACAACAAATTGCTCCAAAAGACTTCCATGCTCAAGAAGACCTCTCTGAGAAAAAAGAAGCATACGGATGAGATCTTTGACCATGAGATCTCTGCCTTCTTCCCTGCCAACTTGGACTTCTTATGCTTGCAGGAAGTGTTTGACAAAAGAGCAGCAGGGAAATTGAAAGACCAGCTCCATCAATATTTTGAATACATTCTGTATGATGTCGGGATCTACGGTTGCTGCTGCTCCTGTCCCTGTAAGATCCTGAACAGTGGCCTCCTCTTTGCCAGCCGCTACCCAATTATGGATGCTGTCTATCACTGTTATCCCAACGGAGAAGGGACCGATGCCTTTTCTTCAAAGGGAGCCTTGTTCGTTAAG gTACAAGTGGGAAGTACACCTCAGGACCAAAGAATCGTGGGATATATTTCCTGCACCCACTTGCAAGCTGAAGGAG GCTGCTCTTGTTGCTCTCAACCAGATGACAGCACCATTCGATGTGAACAACTGAGTCAGCTTCAGGATTGGCTAGCTGATTTCCGAAAATCTACCTCCTCCTCCAGCACAGCCAATCCCGAGGAGCTAGTGGCATTTGATGTGGTCTGTGGAGATTTCAACTTTGACAACAGCTCTCCAG ATGATAAGCTGGCACAACAGCATTCCCTGTTTACACACTACAAGGACCCCTGCCGAGTTGGTCCAGGGGAGGATAAGCCGTGGGCAATCG gtacttttttaaatcaaaagcgCCTCTATGATGAGGAGGTGTGTACCCCTGATAATCTGCAAAA GGTCCTGGaaagtgaagaaggaaggaaagaatacatTAGCCAACCCACCAGCAAGAACCATCCTTCCAACCAGAAGGTCTTGATGAAGGGAAATGGCAGCAGGATTGATTACATGCTCTATACTGAGGAGGGGCTCTACTTGGACTGGAAAGTG
- the SMPD3 gene encoding sphingomyelin phosphodiesterase 3 isoform X2: MVLHTSPFPCCCLSILHRFSWALICPFYWLMDRLIASWLPITNEKGQKWSLCWFIRIIFTTPIYLALCTLSIPSAIFGFLLWNPLQLCRQPYIYSRLEDKNQASGAILLNEWKATGPGKSFCFGTANVCLLPECMARVNNLSNTQTRAKEIGQRIRNGASRPQIKIYIDSPTNTSISAASFSSLASPQGSDGPNKTVNVGIKRTTSMEYKGDNGSPNNSEENKNPKTGGDFHEGEDNACIIRIGGEDGGQLSDPEADGGGDCHMETLLENKAEGQKGQTPNHKPKEGDAGSLDSYTASRESLVKVRIGENTVDQSSVNNKLLQKTSMLKKTSLRKKKHTDEIFDHEISAFFPANLDFLCLQEVFDKRAAGKLKDQLHQYFEYILYDVGIYGCCCSCPCKILNSGLLFASRYPIMDAVYHCYPNGEGTDAFSSKGALFVKVQVGSTPQDQRIVGYISCTHLQAEGDDSTIRCEQLSQLQDWLADFRKSTSSSSTANPEELVAFDVVCGDFNFDNSSPDDKLAQQHSLFTHYKDPCRVGPGEDKPWAIGTFLNQKRLYDEEVCTPDNLQKVLESEEGRKEYISQPTSKNHPSNQKVLMKGNGSRIDYMLYTEEGLYLDWKVEVEEFSFITQLAGLTDHLPVAMRLMVNTGEEEV, from the exons ATGGTTTTACACACTTCCCCATTTCCCTGCTGCTGTCTGTCCATTCTGCATCGCTTCTCCTGGGCTCTGATCTGCCCATTTTATTGGCTTATGGACAGACTCATAGCCTCCTGGTTACCAATTACCAATGAAAAGGGCCAAAAGTGGTCTCTGTGCTGGTTCATCCGCATCATCTTCACCACCCCCATTTACTTGGCCCTCTGTACTCTGTCAATACCCAGTGCCATATTTGGATTCCTTTTGTGGAACCCTCTCCAGTTATGTAGGCAACCATACATCTACTCGAGGCTGGAAGACAAGAATCAGGCCAGTGGTGCCATACTCCTTAATGAATGGAAGGCCACAGGCCCTGGGAAAAGTTTCTGTTTTGGCACTGCCAATGTCTGTCTCCTCCCTGAATGCATGGCGAGAGTGAACAATCTTTCCAACACACAAACCCGGGCCAAAGAAATTGGGCAGAGAATCCGAAATGGGGCCAGTAGACCCCAGATCAAAATATACATAGACTCTCCAACAAACACCTCTATCAGCGCTGCAAGCTTCAGCAGTCTGGCTTCCCCCCAGGGCAGCGATGGTCCCAACAAAACCGTCAACGTGGGCATCAAGAGAACGACATCCATGGAGTACAAGGGCGACAACGGGAGTCCGAACAACAGCGAAGAGAACAAGAACCCCAAAACGGGGGGCGACTTTCACGAAGGCGAAGACAATGCCTGTATCATCCGGATCGGCGGAGAGGATGGAGGCCAGCTCTCTGACCCAGAAGCTGATGGAGGCGGCGACTGCCACATGGAGACGCTGCTGGAGAATAAAGCAGAGGGCCAGAAGGGCCAGACGCCCAACCATAAGCCGAAGGAAGGGGACGCTGGAAGCTTAGACAGCTACACTGCTTCGAGGGAGTCACTGGTGAAAGTCCGGATTGGGGAGAACACAGTGGACCAAAGTTCTGTTAACAACAAATTGCTCCAAAAGACTTCCATGCTCAAGAAGACCTCTCTGAGAAAAAAGAAGCATACGGATGAGATCTTTGACCATGAGATCTCTGCCTTCTTCCCTGCCAACTTGGACTTCTTATGCTTGCAGGAAGTGTTTGACAAAAGAGCAGCAGGGAAATTGAAAGACCAGCTCCATCAATATTTTGAATACATTCTGTATGATGTCGGGATCTACGGTTGCTGCTGCTCCTGTCCCTGTAAGATCCTGAACAGTGGCCTCCTCTTTGCCAGCCGCTACCCAATTATGGATGCTGTCTATCACTGTTATCCCAACGGAGAAGGGACCGATGCCTTTTCTTCAAAGGGAGCCTTGTTCGTTAAG gTACAAGTGGGAAGTACACCTCAGGACCAAAGAATCGTGGGATATATTTCCTGCACCCACTTGCAAGCTGAAGGAG ATGACAGCACCATTCGATGTGAACAACTGAGTCAGCTTCAGGATTGGCTAGCTGATTTCCGAAAATCTACCTCCTCCTCCAGCACAGCCAATCCCGAGGAGCTAGTGGCATTTGATGTGGTCTGTGGAGATTTCAACTTTGACAACAGCTCTCCAG ATGATAAGCTGGCACAACAGCATTCCCTGTTTACACACTACAAGGACCCCTGCCGAGTTGGTCCAGGGGAGGATAAGCCGTGGGCAATCG gtacttttttaaatcaaaagcgCCTCTATGATGAGGAGGTGTGTACCCCTGATAATCTGCAAAA GGTCCTGGaaagtgaagaaggaaggaaagaatacatTAGCCAACCCACCAGCAAGAACCATCCTTCCAACCAGAAGGTCTTGATGAAGGGAAATGGCAGCAGGATTGATTACATGCTCTATACTGAGGAGGGGCTCTACTTGGACTGGAAAGTG